The following is a genomic window from Sulfitobacter pontiacus.
GGCCGAATTCTTTACCCGTATTCCTGACCCCGGTGACCGTTTCCTGGGCACGCACCCGCCCAATGCATCGCGTCTGGATACCGTACGGCGGACCGCGGCGGGGCTGTAACGGCACCGCATGAAGCAGCTTGGCCAGATACTGTCGGACCGCGGGTCGAAATATGCCGTGTCAGGCTGCCCCGCGTCCGACCGCGCCGCCGTGGATGCCGCGCTGAAAGAGCTCAAGCGCGATAAATCCTATGCCAAGGCAACCCACAACACCTGGGCGGTGCTGCTGTCAGACGGCGGCCCGCTGAAAGGCGATGATGGGGAATCCGGTGCGGGGATGGTGATCATCCGGATGCTAGAGCGTGAGGGTCTGGAGGATCACTTGATCGTGGTCACGCGCTGGTACGGCGGGAAACAT
Proteins encoded in this region:
- a CDS encoding YigZ family protein, whose protein sequence is MKQLGQILSDRGSKYAVSGCPASDRAAVDAALKELKRDKSYAKATHNTWAVLLSDGGPLKGDDGESGAGMVIIRMLEREGLEDHLIVVTRWYGGKHLGGDRFRNVQSCVRAYLDAA